Within Candidatus Omnitrophota bacterium, the genomic segment AACAAGCCGTCATTCAGCAAGCGCTGAGCAATGCCAAAATCGCGCCGCAACAAATCAGCTATGTGGAAGCCCACGGAACCGGGACCGCGTTAGGCGATCCTATCGAAATACGATCGCTTAACGCTGCGTTGGGCCAAGGACGCTCGCAGCAAAATCCTTTATGGATCGGTTCCGTCAAAGCGAATATTGGCCATTTGGAAGCCGCCGCCGGAATCGTCGGTTTGATCAAGACTGTCCTTTGTTTTCAGCATAATGAAATTCCCCGGCAAATTCATTTTCATCGACCCAATCCCCATATTCCTTGGGATGAAATTTCTATTAAGGTTCCTCAAGAAAATACGCCTTGGCCTCGTTGCGAGTCGCCAAGAATAGCGGGCGTCAGTTCCTTCGGCATAAGCGGAACCAATGTCCATGTTATCTTAGAAGAAGCGCCATCAACCTTAATCCAACGCGCTGAGATCGAGCGCCCATTGCATGTATTGACGCTGTCGGCGAAATCGGAAGAGGCGTTGCAACAACTCGCCGTCCGCTATGATAATCATCTCGCCTCTCATCCTTCCTTGCCAATAGAAGACGTCTGTTTCACCGCCAACGCAGGACGATCCCATCACCAGCATCGCCTCGCCATAATAACGCCGTTGATAGATCGAGCGCAAAAATCGTTATCCGCGCATATTGCCCAAAGGAAAGATGACGATATTTTCCAAGGAATATCGCCAAGCGATTTCCAACCCAAGGTTGCGTTTCTCTTTTCCGGAATCGGTTCGCAGTATGCGGGAATGGGACGCCAACTCTATGAAACATCGCCCGCTTTTCGCCAAAGCATGGATTGTTGCGCCGAGATGTTGCGTCCTTGCATGGATAAACATTTAATTGACATTTTATATTATTTAGAAGATAACAATATATTATTAAACAATATAGGTTACGCCCAGCCCGCCTTATTCTCTTTGGAATATTTATTGGCGCAATTATGGCGTTCATGGGGGATCGAACCGGCCGCCGTTATGGGTTGTGATGCGGGCGAATGCGCCGCCGCTTGCCTGGCGGGAGTATTTAGCCTGGAAGACGGCTTGCGATGGACCGCCGAGCGGGCGCGCTTGATGCAGACTATGCGCCAAGACAATGAGAGCGAATCCCTATTAGATGAATTGGAAAACGCGGCGTTGAAGATTTCCTTATCGCAGCCTTCATTAGGGTTGATTTCCAGCATTACGGGCAGATTCGAACGGGAGGAATATACTCAGCCGGATTATTGGGGCCGCCAGGCTTGCATGCCGGGGCAATTCGATGCGGGAATAAAGACGCTGCGGCAAAGCGGCTGCGAAATCTTCCTTGAGATTGGCCCCCATCCCGTCTTGTGCGGCATGGACGGCAAGGATGCGGGATTATGGCTGCCCAGCTTGCGAAAAGACGGTTCGGATTGGCGCGTCATGCTGCAAAGCCTCAGCATACTCTATATACGTGGTGCAAAAATCAATTGGCGCGGTTTTGATCGCGATTATGCTCGACGCCGCGTGGAATTGCCTACCTATCCCTTCCAACGCCGCCGCTATTGGGTGGATGCGCCGCAGGCGAGGCAATCGGCTTCGCCGAACGAATGCAGCGAATCCATCGCGCTTCTGCAACAAGGAGACGTTCAACGATTATCCCAACGCCTCGTCCAAACCTGCCATCGTTCGCTCGAAGAAAAGATGGACATGGCGGATTGCCTACAAATCCTCGCTGGGCAATGCCTACGCGAATCGTCGTTAGCCGCCGTGCAGCATTGGTTCTACGAATGGCAATGGCGCCCTTGTCCTCGCCGCCGCTCTCTGTCTTTGGAGTCCTTGCGCAACGGCGAGCGCAAGACTTGGCTGATCTTCGCCGATAAAAGCGGTTTGGGAAATACACTAGTTCAAATGCTCGCATCGTTCAATCAGGAAGTATTTATGGTTTATTGCGATCGTACATTTAATAAAATCGATGATAAAACCTGGTCTCTCGATCCTAGCAATGCGACGGATTTTAAATTGCTGTTTCACGACATCGCGAATGGCTCTTCGGCGCCGCTGGGGGAGATCGTTCATCTATGGAGCCTGGACGCGCCGTCCACAGCCAGCTTGACGCCCGCCTCCATCGAACTGGCGTTAACGCAAAGTTGCGAAAGCGCATTGCATCTAGCAAAAGTTCTTGTTCGTTTGCAATCCTCTCCGCCGCCGCGTTTGCGCTTCGTCACCCGCAGCGCCGCATCTGTTGGAACATCATCCATCGCTCTGGCGCAGACGCCCATTTGGGGCTGGGGGAAATCCTTCGCTTTGGAATATCCCGAATATTGGGGAGGACTATTCGATCTGGCGCCGCAACTGCAGGAAAACGAAGCCGAAGATTTATTAGCGGAAATCGTCGATTCCGAAGGCGAAGACCTGATCGCCTTGCGTCCTGGCCAACGCTTCGCCGCCCGCCTGTCGCCTAGCGAGGCCATAATTCCCAAGGAATTTCGCTGCCAGCCTAGCGCCGCTTATCTCATTACAGGCGGAACCGGCGCCCTAGGTTTGCATACGGCCGCATGGCTGGCGCAGCATGGCGCCAGACGGTTGATTCTGACCAGCCGCCGGGGAGCCGCAGGCGATGCAATGGCAGCCATATATCGTCTAAAAGAGGCTGGCGTTCAGGTTTCAGTATGCAAAGCGGACGTCTCGTCAGAAGAAGATATGGCCAGAGTATTCGCCGAGATCGACGCCGCAGGCGTTCCCTTGCGCGGCGCGATTCATGCGGCGGGCGTTGCCAGTTATGAACTCATTGCATCGATGGACGCCGCCGCGTTTCAATCCGTTTTGCCGCCCAAAACTACAGGCGCTTGGTTGTTGCATCAGCATACTCTCCATCGGGATTTGGATTTCTTCGCAATGTACTCTTCCATCGCTTCCGTTTGGGGTTCCAAGGGACAAGCCCACTACGCGGCGGCGAATCAATTCTTGGACGGTTTGGCATTTTACCGTAAAAGCCTTGGTTTGCCTGCTTTGACGATCGATTGGGGGCCGTGGTCGGGCGGCGGCATGGCGGCGCCGGAACATCTCGAGGCGCTTGCCAAAATGGGCGTCAACGCCTTGCCGCCGGAAACCGCTCTGTCGGCGTTGGGTTTTCTTCTGGCTGCCAAAACAGGTCAAACCGTTGTCGCCGATGTCCATTGGAACAGATTTAAAGAGATATACGAAGCAAGAGGCGCAAGGACGCTTTTTCAGGAAATCGCCGCTGCGCCCTCCGAGTCCGCGCTGACGCCATCGCATAAATCGAATCTTATTGAACTATGGGAAAAGGAAAATGAGGAAGATCGCTTGCATCTGTTACTTGCGTTTCTGCAAGCGCAAACGGCGGCTATTCTCGATTACGAGCCGGATTGTACGCCCGATCCTCTGCGCGGTTTTTTCGATTTGGGCATGGATTCTCTGATGGCTGTTGAACTAAAAAACCGCCTTGCCGCACAATTGAATCTATCGTTATCATCGACGTTGATCTTCGATCAACCCAACATTCGTTCGCTGGCGGAATTTTTGGCGCACGAACATTTTCATTGGAATGACGATAGAAAAGTGGAAAAGCCGATTATCATTCCCGCATTGAACGAAGCGGCGAAGGCCGCTGATGATTCCATTGAGGATAAATTATCCCGCTTGGAAAAGTTGTTAAGAAGTGAAGAATAGGCGATGCTTCATGATTTCAACGAATTTAATTCTCATCGAAGGCATATCCGGTTCGGGAAAATCGACGACAGCTCAACGGCTTTATTTGAACATGATCCGTCAGGGAATCGACGCGCAATGGTTCTACGAACATGAGGTTCCCCATCCCATTTTCCATGCAGATGAAGTAGAAGCGGCTTTGAAAACAGGCCTATCCGAACCGAACCGCATTCATAAAAAAGCCTTGGAGAATTGGGAAAAACTTGCCAGCGAATTAAAAGGAACCCAGCGCGTCATTATCCTCGAAAGCGCTTTCTTCCAAACCTCGGCCGGTTCCTTGTTATTGATGGGTGCGGAAAAAGGCGAAATTATCGCCTACTCTCAGCAAATTCCTCCTCTAATCCACGAACTCCATCCGATTTTGATTTATCTTTATCAAGACGACATCGCACAGGCGCTGCATAGAATCAACGAAAAAAGAGGCGGCGAGTTTTATCGTTTTCTCATCGCAAAATTCAGCGAAACGCCATTGGGAAAAAAGCGGAAAATTGACAATGTAAATAAAATCGTAGAGGCGTTCCAACATTTTCGCGAATTCATGGATGCTCTTTATGAGCAATTTCCGCAGCGAAAACTCGCCATAGAAAATTCTCAAGGCGATTGGGACGAATATAGGCGGCGCATCGGCGATTTTCTCGGCATTGATAATATCGATCATCCATCCCATCCAATAAACAATTGGGCTGATTTCGCCGGACGGTACCGAGAAATCCATTCCGGCCAGGAATGGATCGTCGCCGTTGGAGATGATTTTTTATATTTCGACAATGCTTACAAAACTCGCTTGATCCACAAAACGAATAATGTCTTTTATCTAGAAGGCTCCTGCGTCGAATTGTCGTTCGAATGCAGCGGCGATAGCCGCATTTGCCGCGCCGTATGCCAAGGCCATCTTCCCGGCGAAGCGGCGATCGGAACCGTTTGGGAGAAGATCGACGCCTGAATCCATCTTGCTTCATGTTAGGCTGGATGAAAACGCGATGAAATTGAATTACATGCCGTATTGAATCACGAAACCACGAAAGAAAAGCGAAAATCACGAAAAAATGGGAAACCATTTCGAGAGTGATGATAGATGAGTCCATATATTAAATTGATTTCATGAATAGACTTTATTATCTCCGCTTTCGGTATTTAAAATTTTTTGCGATAATCGTCTCGCCCATTACGCTGAATCGCGCTGAACGCTATAGGAGATTCGTCATGTTCCGAAATGCTTTTATTATTGTTTGTTTGAATTTCTTTTGCCTGCTTGCTTCCGCCAGCGAAATTTTATTAATTCCCCAACCGCGCAGCGTGGAGATATTGTCAGGAGAAATCACATTAAGTTCCAACGCCGCGCTGTCGATTCCCGACGCCTCACATCCCGATTATCGCAACGCCGCGGATTTGTTGCGGCGGCGCATCGGTGAAATGACCCAGCCGG encodes:
- a CDS encoding type I polyketide synthase — encoded protein: MSADKTMDSISPLQKAAIALKKMRSRLDACERTQAEPIAIVGLGCRFPGGADDLFRYWNLLRDGTDAVTEWPQDRWDASVYYDLDPDAAGKIYVRGGGFLQDVDRFDPSFFGLSPREAKSMDPQQRLLLEVFWEALENAGQAPDELAQSRTGVFVGIGQIDYARLSLFGGDPARISAFDGTGNGLCFAAGRLSYILGLQGPNLALDTACSSSLAAVHLACQSLRSRESDLALAGGVQLILSPEVTIFLCRAKALSPDGRCKVFDAAADGYGRGEGCGAAVLKRLSDAIADGDPIHAIIRGSALNHGGPSSGLTVPNAAAQQAVIQQALSNAKIAPQQISYVEAHGTGTALGDPIEIRSLNAALGQGRSQQNPLWIGSVKANIGHLEAAAGIVGLIKTVLCFQHNEIPRQIHFHRPNPHIPWDEISIKVPQENTPWPRCESPRIAGVSSFGISGTNVHVILEEAPSTLIQRAEIERPLHVLTLSAKSEEALQQLAVRYDNHLASHPSLPIEDVCFTANAGRSHHQHRLAIITPLIDRAQKSLSAHIAQRKDDDIFQGISPSDFQPKVAFLFSGIGSQYAGMGRQLYETSPAFRQSMDCCAEMLRPCMDKHLIDILYYLEDNNILLNNIGYAQPALFSLEYLLAQLWRSWGIEPAAVMGCDAGECAAACLAGVFSLEDGLRWTAERARLMQTMRQDNESESLLDELENAALKISLSQPSLGLISSITGRFEREEYTQPDYWGRQACMPGQFDAGIKTLRQSGCEIFLEIGPHPVLCGMDGKDAGLWLPSLRKDGSDWRVMLQSLSILYIRGAKINWRGFDRDYARRRVELPTYPFQRRRYWVDAPQARQSASPNECSESIALLQQGDVQRLSQRLVQTCHRSLEEKMDMADCLQILAGQCLRESSLAAVQHWFYEWQWRPCPRRRSLSLESLRNGERKTWLIFADKSGLGNTLVQMLASFNQEVFMVYCDRTFNKIDDKTWSLDPSNATDFKLLFHDIANGSSAPLGEIVHLWSLDAPSTASLTPASIELALTQSCESALHLAKVLVRLQSSPPPRLRFVTRSAASVGTSSIALAQTPIWGWGKSFALEYPEYWGGLFDLAPQLQENEAEDLLAEIVDSEGEDLIALRPGQRFAARLSPSEAIIPKEFRCQPSAAYLITGGTGALGLHTAAWLAQHGARRLILTSRRGAAGDAMAAIYRLKEAGVQVSVCKADVSSEEDMARVFAEIDAAGVPLRGAIHAAGVASYELIASMDAAAFQSVLPPKTTGAWLLHQHTLHRDLDFFAMYSSIASVWGSKGQAHYAAANQFLDGLAFYRKSLGLPALTIDWGPWSGGGMAAPEHLEALAKMGVNALPPETALSALGFLLAAKTGQTVVADVHWNRFKEIYEARGARTLFQEIAAAPSESALTPSHKSNLIELWEKENEEDRLHLLLAFLQAQTAAILDYEPDCTPDPLRGFFDLGMDSLMAVELKNRLAAQLNLSLSSTLIFDQPNIRSLAEFLAHEHFHWNDDRKVEKPIIIPALNEAAKAADDSIEDKLSRLEKLLRSEE